TTCTTGCGCATGGAGAGAGTGTTTCAGTTTTGTGACCGTCAGAAATCACAGATCCTTTGTGGCCCAAAGTCAGGACGACATTTGAGGCGCCGGCATTATGAAACTTATCAATGTATTCATGAGGATCTCCGGTACCGAAGATATGTAAGGCATCATCTTCAGAAGGTTTTACAATGAATGCGTACTTCAGGAATTCCTTTATGAATTCCGAACCATCATCCTCTCGATCCCAGAGAACCCTTCTGTAGTTGGGATCAAATGTTATCTTTATTCCCGCTTCCAATGCCTTTCTCACCAGCTTCATGCATGCCAGCCGCGACTGCTCACATGAGAATGGCCAAGATGTGAAATGAATGAATTCCACATCTTTGAGAAAACTCACGATATCCACCGGTTCTTCAAGAAAACAATCCGCACCTCTAAAAGCTATGAACTGTGGGGATGATTGTGACTTCGAAACGAATACGATTGAAGTATGTGCTTCCACGTCTCTCTGAACATAAGAGATATTTATTCCTCGCGAAGCGAGGTGTTTAAGATAAGCTCTTCCAAAGGAATCATCGCCTACTCTGGAGAGAAGAGTAGCGTCAACACCTAGATCATGAAGATTTACAGCAAGGTTTCCTGGAGAACCGGCAAAGTATCTTTTGAAAGAAGTAGCTTCGCCAAGATCTCTCACAAAACTGCTTGATATCAGGTCAATAAGCAGTTCACCAACAACGGCAATTCGCGACAATTTAATGCCTCCTTCTAATGATAAGTCTATCATTGCAGGAACGATTTCCAATAACTGAGCCAGGATCTGCTAAAACATTGGTTATGGAGATCTAGTGTTCAACGACTGAAGGGCAGACCGTGTATAATTTAGTTTACACTGACTACACATATTCGAGACAGGAGGTTCAATAATGAGTGGCAAGACAATTAGAGAGCTTCAGAGAAGATATGTCGGCGAAGACGTTGACCTCTCCATATGGGAAGACCTTGAGAAAGAGCTCAGGAGACTGGAAGAGTATCCGATAGTAGACAGAGCTTCTCTTGAGGATTTTCTTTACTTCTGGAGTGAGTTGTTCATGATTCTTCAGGAAAGACTCGCGTGGAAGTATATAGACATGACTAGGGCTGCCGACAGCGAGGATAAGAGGCAGGAGTACTCGAGATTCTACGCTGAGGTATATTCCAAAGCGGAGCCTTATAGGATTATGCTGATGAAAAAGTATTTAGACAGTGATTTCAGAAGCGAATTAGATCGAATCAGATACGAGAACTTCGATACGATCGTCTCCAATACAGTAAAACTATTCAGAGAAGAGAACCTTCCTCTGGAGGTTCAGGAGAAGAATTTAAGTTCTGAATATGCGGCAAGTATTGGTTCTCTGACTGTTAAGTATGGAGAACAGGAGTACACACTGTCTCAACTCTCAAAGTTTCAACTTGAACCTGATCGTTCAACCAGGGAAGAGGCATGGCGCCTTTCGATGGTAAAGCTGAAAGAAGTTCATGAGAGCATGGAGGATCTGTTTGGCAAACTTCTCTCGATAAGAGTTCCGCAGGCGAGGAATGCAGGTTTTGCAACTTACAGGGATTATATGCACCAGAAGAAAAACAGATTTGCGTATTCGGTCGAGGATGTGCTTAGATTCCACGATTCAGTAGAGAAGGTAGTGGTTCCTTACGTTTCCAAGCTAAATGAGAAAAGAAGTCGAGAGCTTGGACTGGAGAGGTTGAAACCATGGGACATGAATGTTGTACCCTCAGGGAAGGTGCTTAAACCATTCAGTAATATGAATGAGTTTGTTGACAAAGCTATCAGGATTCTTGAGAGAGTCGATCAAGAGTTCGGTAAAAACTTATCTAAGATGAGGGATAACGGCCTGCTAGATCTTGAAAACAGAAAGGGAAAGGCTCCAGGTGGCTATAACTATCCTCTTGATGAAACTGGTGCTCCATTTATTTTCATGAATGCTACGGGAACTCCTGCAAACGTCCGGACAATCCTTCACGAGTCTGGCCACGCAATGCATTCATTTGCTACGGCAGACGAAAGGTTGATCACGTACAGACATACAACGCATGAAGCAGCCGAGCTTGCCTCTATGTCTATGGAACTCCTGACGATGGATTACTGGGACGAGTACTACAGCGCAGATGAGATAACAATTGCCAGGCGAGAAGAACTGACCGGTACTTTGAGCTTCTTACCCTGGTGCATGGTTGTTGACTCGTTTCAGCAGTGGATCTATACATATCCCGATCATTCTCCCGATGAAAGAGACGAGAAGTTTGCCGAAATCTTTGAACGCTTCAATGCAGGTGTTGACTGGACTGGCCTGGAAAGTGAAAAGAGAATCCGATGGCTTCTTCAGCCTCATATTTTTACGAACCCCTTCTACTATATCGAATACGGAATAGCTCAGCTCGGTGCTCTCGCGATATACAGAAATTACAAGCAAAATGGATCAAGCGCAATAGAAGATTACAAGAGGTTCTTGTCAATGGGTTACTCAAGGCCGCTTGATGAGTTGTTTGAAAGCGCTGGGATAGAATTTGACTTCTCAGAAGAGTACTTGTCGGAGCTCATGATCTTTGTCGACAGTGAGCTGGCGTCTTTCTAGGAATAGACACTTCAACGTGGTAGCTATGCACTACCGACAGCGTTAGAATTGTCCGAGGAGGTGTTTCGATGAAAAGACTAATATTCGTACTGCTTCTACTCATTACGCCGCTGATTGTGACGGCGCAAGTTGAAGAACTCAGAGCCAAGCTGGCCGAGAATCCTATGGATGTGGAGAGCCTTCAGGCTTTATTGAAGATCTACGATGATAACTATGACTTCGAGAGCTACGGAACGCTTTTGAAAGATGTAGTAGCTTCGATTGATGAAGTTCCAGAACCTATGTTTCAAGTGATCAAGTACGGAATTGAGAGACTTCTCGAGAACTATTACTCAGACTATGCCGAGGATGTCTCTGGAGTCTTCTTTGAGCTTAAGCCCAATAAAGATTCGCTGCTTCTGTATCTTAAGGCAGTGAACAGCAGCTGGGATCTATCTGAAGAGATAGTCCGCGAATCTGTTGACAGACTTGGAGAAGGGCAGCTAGAAACATACATCTTCCTACATGATCAATCTGTTGAACTGTATCCTGCAGATCTGAATTTGATAGTATCTAGAATTCTAGTTGAGGATTTGGGGGAGACAGACTATCTAATACCTTACATCATTGGGATGATAGATGACTATGACTTTTATGCTGCAAGAAATCTGCTGAACGAGAGCTCTCGATTGCTAGAGAGGGAACCGATGTTCTACTACCTGAATGGGATTCTTGATCTTGAGAAAGGCTTTTACGATGACGCAGTAGAATGGTTTCTGCAGGGTAAAGCATATGATGATGGAACGGAGATTCACGAAGCCCTGGCTCTGATCTACTATATATATGTCCCGGACAATGTCAATGCGTTATTCAGAGCGATTGTGCTTTCAGATGACGAAACGTCGTTGCACGCGAATATTCAGGAGTTTGTTGCGAATTATCCTGAACTTTCCTGGATCTTCTCCTGGGTTTCCAGAGTTCCTGAGCCGAAGAGATTAACCGAAATCCTTGCTGAGGAGGCTTCGGTAGTATCATATACTTCAGTAAACTTCGATTTTGAGAAAATCAGCATAGGATTCTACGATATTGAGGGAGTTCTTCAGGGTACGCTAGTCAATTCCATATACGGGCAGTTCTTGGATGCCAGTACTTACGTTTACATCTCCGAAAATATGGGCGGGGTTGTCGTAGAAGGTGAGAAAAAGGCGAGATTCGATGGAGTTGACGTCTATTCGCTTTCGCCTGACAGAACAAGGTTCTTGCTAATGGACACCTGGCGAGAGACAATTTCGATGGTTGACAGTGATATTGGCGTCCTATGGTCAATGGAGGCAGATTACGGTATGATACCGGTTGCATGGTCTCCTGATGGATCAAGAATAGCTGTGTCCACCGGTTGGGATGTGTTCTCGATTATAGATGTGGAATCTGGAGAAGTGCAAGAAACGATTGAAGACTACAATCACTTTGTCTTTCTTTCAAACGAGAAGACGTTCGTGATAGATTACGAAGGAAACATAGTTCAGCTTGACACAGAGTCTGTACTGAATACAGATGCGCCGGCTTTCTGGGCTGAGTTTGGTGAAGACGGGAAAATAGTCTATTTTGAGTATCCTGAGGACTATGCGGACTTCTTGTACGCCTCTTTGCATGTGTTTGACACGGTGAACGGCCGGGATAGGGTAATATCTGACAGCACTCTCTTCATGGATGCGCCGGTACCTTCAGTGAAGATAGAAGGGAATCTCGTATACTTCACTGAGAAGGACCAGCAGGGCATGCACAGGATTGTAGTGATGAATTACATAACAAATGAAGTGCTTTTCGTGGGTCTGCCAAGTAAAGACGTAATTGTCTTTCCGGATGTGAGACCTGAATGAAAGTAGAGGGGAAGCCGGCTCTTAGCCGGCACTCCTCTTCTGATTGACTCAGAGATAATCCCGTAGCGTTTACTGATCTTGTTTGCGACTTGTATTGATCTGTTTGAACAGCCTATCTAGATGCTCACTCGTTATTAGCTCCGATGATGTTCCCTTTTTTGTGCAGCAATATCTAGCAGCTATCTGACCCCTCAGAATCGCGTCTTCTATTGAATAGCCTTCGAAGTAATGACTTGAAAGAAAACCTACGGCGAGGCTGTCGCCGGCCCCATTTGCGTCCACAACGGGTTCTTCCAATTCAACTGGATCGAAGTACTCAATATCCTTATTTGAGCCAATTGCGCAACCCCTCTTCCCCATTCCACATACGACTATCCTGTCGCCTCTAATTTCGAGATACTTCTTGATCAGATGATACGGGTCAGCGAAGTTTGTTGAAGAGAAGAATAGAACATCAGCCTCTTCTATGAAGTCCTTTCTATAGGGATCGTCTGAGTCTGTGACATCCTGGATATCTACCGAAAGAATTAGGCCCTCTTCTTTCAGTGGTTTAAGCAGAAATCTAGTCCAGTTCACGATGTTTACATGGGCTAGCTTTGTTCCAGATAGATGTGACCTAATGTCTTCGATATTGGGGCAGAGGTTCATTGCCCCTTTGCCATCATAGAAGTTCTTTCGGCCTCCGTTCATATACATGAGGTTTACGCTTCTCTTCGTTCCTAGTGGGTCTATCATCAGCAGACTGGTGTCTATACCCAACTCTGTAAGAATCTGTCGAATGTATTTCCCTGAGAAGTCTTCGCCGACATAACCAACAAAGCAGACTCTATAACCAAGTCTCTCAAAACCCTGGCAGGCATATCCACCTGCTTGTCCTATGCAATCAAGGTTCTCGCCAAAACTCGTTTCGACAGAGAGATTTACTTTAGAATCCGACAGATAGACATTCGTATCGATTCCGACCGCACCAATGACTGCAACATCGAAGGCCATGTTAATCACCCTTGTTTGGAAAGCTCTCCAAAGAGCTCAAGATTGTTCCTGAGCAGGTCTCCTTCCATAAGGTCTGAGAGAGCTAGTTCGAAATGTTTAACGGTTACACCTGGAATAAGCCCCTCATGAGCAATCTTGCCCATGAGAACTACGTTTTGCATTCTAGAATCTTTCAAATTCTCGACCAATACCTTTACTACCTTTACATCTCTCTTGTCGGCTTCTCGCTCAATATCTTCATTCTTAATCTCTTCTGCTCTTCCTAGACGAACTTCCAGTGGTTGCCAGACAGTATCATAGTATATAAGTGTTCCGCCTTTCTTCAGATAGTTTCCCATTCCTCTCAGAGCCTCATGGCGCTCAAGTGCTATAACCATGTCTGCGCTGTGCTTCATTATCAGAACCGAGTAGGCTCCGTGACCGATTCTTAAGTGAGAAGAAACCATGCCACCTCTCTGAGCCAATCCGTGTGTGTCTGCCCCAATACCCCTCTGCTCGGAATGGTCGATCGCTCTTAATAGAGCTTCACTGAGGAGACCTATTCCCTGACCGCCAACTCCCGTAATGTATATGTCGAATTTCTCCATTCTCTCACATCCTTTATCTATCTTCGGAAGCAATCGCATCCGAAGGACATGTCTGGACGCAAGATCTGTCTCCTATGCAGAGATCGTTTTGTACCCAGACCGAACCGTCATCAGAAAGCTGGTAGCTGGGACATGCAAAGTCACTGACGCAAATGTACTTCCTGTTGCATTTGTTGCCGACTCTCACGGGGTTCGGCAGTGACCTACCGCTTCTGCGCAATTCTCTTGTGAACTTCAACATACATGGATGTTTGGCGATAATGACCTTGAGGCCGTCTTCTGCCAGGGCTTCTTCAACGTACTGCTTAAGCTTTGACTGGTTGTAGGCATCGACTTCTCGAATATTATC
This region of Mesotoga sp. Brook.08.105.5.1 genomic DNA includes:
- a CDS encoding M3 family oligoendopeptidase, translated to MSGKTIRELQRRYVGEDVDLSIWEDLEKELRRLEEYPIVDRASLEDFLYFWSELFMILQERLAWKYIDMTRAADSEDKRQEYSRFYAEVYSKAEPYRIMLMKKYLDSDFRSELDRIRYENFDTIVSNTVKLFREENLPLEVQEKNLSSEYAASIGSLTVKYGEQEYTLSQLSKFQLEPDRSTREEAWRLSMVKLKEVHESMEDLFGKLLSIRVPQARNAGFATYRDYMHQKKNRFAYSVEDVLRFHDSVEKVVVPYVSKLNEKRSRELGLERLKPWDMNVVPSGKVLKPFSNMNEFVDKAIRILERVDQEFGKNLSKMRDNGLLDLENRKGKAPGGYNYPLDETGAPFIFMNATGTPANVRTILHESGHAMHSFATADERLITYRHTTHEAAELASMSMELLTMDYWDEYYSADEITIARREELTGTLSFLPWCMVVDSFQQWIYTYPDHSPDERDEKFAEIFERFNAGVDWTGLESEKRIRWLLQPHIFTNPFYYIEYGIAQLGALAIYRNYKQNGSSAIEDYKRFLSMGYSRPLDELFESAGIEFDFSEEYLSELMIFVDSELASF
- a CDS encoding 2-oxoacid:acceptor oxidoreductase family protein, translating into MEKFDIYITGVGGQGIGLLSEALLRAIDHSEQRGIGADTHGLAQRGGMVSSHLRIGHGAYSVLIMKHSADMVIALERHEALRGMGNYLKKGGTLIYYDTVWQPLEVRLGRAEEIKNEDIEREADKRDVKVVKVLVENLKDSRMQNVVLMGKIAHEGLIPGVTVKHFELALSDLMEGDLLRNNLELFGELSKQG
- a CDS encoding carbohydrate kinase family protein; the encoded protein is MAFDVAVIGAVGIDTNVYLSDSKVNLSVETSFGENLDCIGQAGGYACQGFERLGYRVCFVGYVGEDFSGKYIRQILTELGIDTSLLMIDPLGTKRSVNLMYMNGGRKNFYDGKGAMNLCPNIEDIRSHLSGTKLAHVNIVNWTRFLLKPLKEEGLILSVDIQDVTDSDDPYRKDFIEEADVLFFSSTNFADPYHLIKKYLEIRGDRIVVCGMGKRGCAIGSNKDIEYFDPVELEEPVVDANGAGDSLAVGFLSSHYFEGYSIEDAILRGQIAARYCCTKKGTSSELITSEHLDRLFKQINTSRKQDQ
- a CDS encoding sugar kinase gives rise to the protein MSRIAVVGELLIDLISSSFVRDLGEATSFKRYFAGSPGNLAVNLHDLGVDATLLSRVGDDSFGRAYLKHLASRGINISYVQRDVEAHTSIVFVSKSQSSPQFIAFRGADCFLEEPVDIVSFLKDVEFIHFTSWPFSCEQSRLACMKLVRKALEAGIKITFDPNYRRVLWDREDDGSEFIKEFLKYAFIVKPSEDDALHIFGTGDPHEYIDKFHNAGASNVVLTLGHKGSVISDGHKTETLSPCARRVVDTTGAGDAFWSGILYGLLQGKDIFESAAYGNYCAAFRIEHEGKDVILPSIDALKAIFEAGDDL